The sequence CCCTACCCGGAGAACCTGGTCATCGCGACCAAGGGTGGGTTCGTCCGCGGGGGCTACGACTACTCCACCCTCGACGCCGTCGGCAACCCGAACTACCTCCGCCAGTCGGCCCACATGAGCGCGCGACGGCTCGGTGTCGACAGCATCGACCTCTACTACCTGCACAGCGGACAAGCCACAGACGTCCCCTTCGAGGAGCAGATCGCCACTCTGGCTGCCCTCAAAGAAGAGGGGGTGATACGGCACATCGGCTTGTCGAACGTCACCCGCGAGCAGTTCGACCTCGCACAGACGATCACCCCCATCGCCGCCGCGACGGCGCTCTACAACGCCGGTATCCGCCGGGGTGTGGACCTGCTCCGCGCAACTGGGACGACCGGCGCGGTCTTCTCGCCGTGGCATCCCATGAGCATCGCCGACGGCGGCGAGCCTGACCGGATCACAGCCGACCTGGAGCCGATCGCGAGGAACCACGGCGTCACCGTTCAGCAGGTCGCGCTGGCCTGGCACCTGCACCGCGCACCACATACCCTGCCAATCCCCGGAACCACCAGTCTCGAGCACCTTCGATCGAATCTTGCGGCCGCCGAAATCCCCTTGAGCCGGGACGAGGTCGCCACGATCACCGCCCTTCTGCCCGAACGC is a genomic window of Frondihabitans peucedani containing:
- a CDS encoding aldo/keto reductase: MSTPTSTITIGGDLTVGRIGFGAMRLTGDQVWGDYSDHDGGIALLRAVVDAGVTFIDTADVYGPHSNELLIRQALHPYPENLVIATKGGFVRGGYDYSTLDAVGNPNYLRQSAHMSARRLGVDSIDLYYLHSGQATDVPFEEQIATLAALKEEGVIRHIGLSNVTREQFDLAQTITPIAAATALYNAGIRRGVDLLRATGTTGAVFSPWHPMSIADGGEPDRITADLEPIARNHGVTVQQVALAWHLHRAPHTLPIPGTTSLEHLRSNLAAAEIPLSRDEVATITALLPER